A window of Balneola vulgaris DSM 17893 genomic DNA:
ACAAGCCGTAAGTGTATTTTGCTTTTTGCTTCTCTTCAAGCTGGATAGCGTATTCAGACTTACGGTTGAATCTAGATCTACCATGCTGTCCTGGACCGTAAGGTTTTCTTTCTAATGCCTTACTTGGTCCAAAGATTGCTTCTTTGAATCGTCTAGCTTTTTTCTGTTTTGGGCCTCTATATCTTGCCATTATATATAAGTCTTACTGATTAAACTCTTCTACGTTTTGGTGGGCGGCAACCATTGTGTGGGATAGGGGTTCTATCTTTGATAGAAGTAACCTCTAAACCTGCACTTGCCATTGCACGAACTGCTGCTTCACGACCAGAACCTGGTCCTTTAACAAAAACTTCAACTTTACGAAGTCCCATTTCATAAGCGGCTTTCGCTGCAGTTTCTGCACTTAACTGAGCAGCATATGGAGTGTTCTTTCTAGAACCTCTAAAGCCCTCTTTTCCTGCTGAAGACCATGATAGCACGTTGCCGTCTGCGTCAGAAATAGTTACAATTACATTATTGAAAGTAGCTTTCACGAAAGCCATTCCATTTGGATCAGTAATCTGCTTTTTCTTTTTTCTCTTAGAAGAAGCAGCTGAAGTTTTTGATTGATTCTTAGCCATAATTAAATACGATTATATTTACTTCGTTGCTTTCTTCTTACCAGCAACAGTACGTTTTTTACCTTTTCTGGTGCGCGCATTAGTTTGAGTACGTTGCCCACGAACTGGTAAACCTTTACGGTGGCGAACGCCTCTGTAACTACCAATTTCGATGAGTCTTCTAATGTTGCCATTTACTTCGCTACGTAGTGCACCTTCTACTTTATATTCTTCATCAAGAATCTTACGAAGTTCTATCACCTGAGCTTCATCCCAGTCTTGAACTTTCGTATCTGGATCAATACCAACCCGCTCAAGCAACTGCTTAGCAGTAGTAGGCCCGATTCCATAAATATAAGTAAGGCTAATTACGCCTCGTTTCTGTTTAGGTAAATCAATTCCAGCAATTCGTGCCATATATATACGCTATTAGTATTAACCCTGACGCTGCTTATGGCGTGGGTTTTTCTTATTAATTACATACAAACGACCTTTGCGTCTAACAATCTTGTCGTCTGAACTTCTTTTTTTAACTGAAGATCTAGTTTTCATATCAGTTTATTTATATCGATATGTGATTCTACCTTTACTAAGATCATATGGCGACATTTCTACCGCTACACGATCACCAGGTAATATTTTTATGTAGTACATTCTCATTTTACCGGAAACATGAGCAAGTAATTCATGTCCATTATCCAACTGCACACGAAACTGTGCGTTTGGCAAGGCTTCAATGATTTCTCCGTCTTGTTTAATGGGCTCTTGTTTAGCCATGGTAAATTATTTTTTCATATTTCTGCGAGAGCTCGGCAATATAATCAAAAGTACTGAGAATTTCAGCTTTTCCTTCGCGAACTACAATATCATGTTCAAAATGTGCCGCTAGGCTCCCATCGGCTGTACAAATTGTCCAGCCATCATCCAATGTTTTAACTCTCCAAGTTCCTACTGTAATCATAGGTTCTATCGCGAGAGTCATTCCTTCTCTTAGTCGTTCACCTTTGCCTTTGCGGCCAAAGTTAGGCACTGATGGATCTTCATGTAATGATTTACCAATGCCATGACCAACCAAATCTCTTACTACTCCAAAGCCATGACTTTCGTTATGACTTTGAATCGCATATGCAACGTCACCCATTTTATTGCCGTGAGTTGCTTGCTCAATTCCTTTGTAAAGCGACTCTAAAGTTACACGAAGTAATTTAGTAGCCTCTTCATCACAATCTCCTACTTCAAAAGTAAAAGCGTGATCTCCAAAATAGCCGTTCATTTCAACACCACAATCCACCGAAACGATATCGCCTTCTTGCAGCTTACGGCTACCTGGTATTCCATGAACCACTTCATCGTTTACACTGATGCAAAGTGTTCCTGGAAATTCATTTCCTTTTGGGCCGTAACCTTTAAATGCAGGTCGAGCGTTATGCTTGGAAATATATTCTTCAGCTACTCGATCTAAATATCCGGTTTCGACACCAGGTTCTATTAATTTACCTACTTCAGCAAGTGTCCTTGAGACTAACTGCGCACTTTCGCGCATTTTGTCTATCTCATTTTCACTCTTAAGGTAAATCATTTTATGCTCTTCTTCTGCCTTTGATTTTTCCAGTCTTCATGAACCCGTCGTAGTGACGCATCATCAAATGACTTTCAATTTGTTGAAGTGTATCTAATGCTACACCAACAATAATCAATAGACTTGTACCACCGTAGAACAATGCGAAGCCAGGAGTAACTCCTAAAACATTCGTTGCAATTGCTGGAAGGATGGCAACTAAAGATAAGAATATAGAACCAGGAAGTGTGATCTTGGTTAAAATATTATCAATGAACTCAACGGTTGCTTTACCAGGACGTACGCCTGGGATAAAACCACCTTGTCTTTTCATGGTATCTGCCATTTCCTTAGGATTGATGGCGATAGCCGTATAGAAAAATGTAAAGAACACACAGATGAAGAAGAAGATGATAGAGTAAGTCCAACCTGTGAAGTCTGCTGACCAAGCGGTTAAGTACTGTACTGTTTCATTTTCAGGAAAAAACTGACCAATTGTGCTCGGAATAAACATAATAGACTGAGCAAAGATAATTGGCATCACACCTGCTGCGTTCACTTTTAGTGGTAAATACTGAGTAGTACCACCGTAAACTTTGCGACCAACAACTCGTTTTGCGTACTGTACAGGAATTTTTCTTACTCCCTGTGTTAACATCACAACTGCTGCGATCACTAATACTAGAGCTGCTAATTCAATAATTACAAGAATTGCGTTACTCTTAGTTGTTACTTCATTATAGAAGTTTGCTGGAAGTATGGCGATGATACCAATCATAATGATTAAGGATATCCCGTTTCCAATACCTCTTTCAGTAATTCTTTCACCCAACCACATTACAAATACGGTACCTGCGGTTAGTACGATCATTGCAGTGATCGTGAAGGCAAATTCGTTTACTACAATAGCCTGAGGCGCTGTAGCAATAAGGTTAATTGAGAATGCAATGGCCTGGAATGCTGTAATTACAACGGTACCATATCGCGTTAGTTGAGTGATCTTACGTCTACCTTCTTCACCTTCACGTTGAAGTTTCTGAAAGTAAGGTACGATAGCACCCGCTAACTGAATGATAATGGAAGCCGTAATGTAAGGCATGATACCCAGTGCGAATACACCTGCTCTGGAGAATGCACCTCCCACAAACAGATCAAATAATCCAAGTAAGCTAGAAGCATCACTTGCACCTGAAATAAGAGCGGAAGCATCAACACCTGGAAGAGTGATGTAACTACCAGCTCTGTAAACCATCAAAATACCGATCGTATAAAAGATCCTATTCTTTAGGTCTTCGATTTTAAAAATATTGCGGAAGTTTTCTATTAGACTCATTAACCCCTAGGCCCTAATTAGTTTTAGATTACGTTAGCTTTACCGCCTGCTTTTTCAACTTTCTCAATAGCAGATTTACTAGCAGCGTGAACTTCGATTTCTACTTTAGTATCGAACTCACCATTCCCTAATAGCTTCACTTTATCATTTTTGTGAGCTAAGCCAGCTTCTACTAAGTCAGCGATAGTAATTGATTCGTTTAGCTTTCCAGCCTCAACGAATTCGGCGATAGTGTGCAGGTTGATTGGACGGAATTCAACACGGTTTGGATTTTTGAATCCAAACTTAGGAATACGTCTTTGAAGTGGCATTTGACCACCCTCGAACCAAGCACGTCTTTTGTAACCAGAACGCGATTTAGCACCGTTATGTCCACGACCAGATTGCTCGCCGTGTCCAGAACCTTCACCACGACCAACGCGCTTTCTGTTTTTATTATTTGGAGCCGGAGCTTTTAAATTATGTAGATCCATGATCGAATAAATTAGGTATTAACCTTCAAATACTTTGTTTAGTGATACGCCTCTTCTTTGAGCAACCTCAACAGGATCAGTTAATTCGCTTAACGCTTTAAACGCAGCTTTAACCATGTTGTGAGGGTTCGAAGAGCCTTGAGACTTAGACAGGATGTTGTGTACACCTGCAACGTCCAATAGGTTTTTAACAGCACCACCGGCAATTACACCTGTACCATCAGAAGCTGGTCTAAGTAATACTTTTCCGGCACCGGCTTTACCAACTACTGGATGGTAAATACTCTTAGTTTTAGTAAGAGGGATTCGAATTAAATTCTTTTTAGCATTGTCGAAGCCTTTTTGGATAGCATCTGATACTTCATTTGCTTTTCCAAGACCATGGCCACAAACGCCATTTCCGTCTCCTACTACAACAATTGCGTTAAAACTAAATCTGCGACCACCCTTTACTACTTTAGCAACACGGTTTACGTGTACTAACTTTTCTTCAAGGTTAAGATTCGCAGCTGGGATAGATTGTTTTCTTCTTACTTTAGGCATTGCTTAAACCGTTCAATTAAAACTGTAGTCCACCGGAGCGAGCACCGTCTGCTGCCGCCTTAATGATACCGTGGTATTTGTATCCGCTTCTATCGAATACAACTTTTGTTATTCCTTTTTCCTGAGCGAGTTTGGCAATATCTTCGCCCGCTTTCTT
This region includes:
- the map gene encoding type I methionyl aminopeptidase; its protein translation is MIYLKSENEIDKMRESAQLVSRTLAEVGKLIEPGVETGYLDRVAEEYISKHNARPAFKGYGPKGNEFPGTLCISVNDEVVHGIPGSRKLQEGDIVSVDCGVEMNGYFGDHAFTFEVGDCDEEATKLLRVTLESLYKGIEQATHGNKMGDVAYAIQSHNESHGFGVVRDLVGHGIGKSLHEDPSVPNFGRKGKGERLREGMTLAIEPMITVGTWRVKTLDDGWTICTADGSLAAHFEHDIVVREGKAEILSTFDYIAELSQKYEKIIYHG
- the rpsK gene encoding 30S ribosomal protein S11 → MAKNQSKTSAASSKRKKKKQITDPNGMAFVKATFNNVIVTISDADGNVLSWSSAGKEGFRGSRKNTPYAAQLSAETAAKAAYEMGLRKVEVFVKGPGSGREAAVRAMASAGLEVTSIKDRTPIPHNGCRPPKRRRV
- the rplO gene encoding 50S ribosomal protein L15, with the protein product MDLHNLKAPAPNNKNRKRVGRGEGSGHGEQSGRGHNGAKSRSGYKRRAWFEGGQMPLQRRIPKFGFKNPNRVEFRPINLHTIAEFVEAGKLNESITIADLVEAGLAHKNDKVKLLGNGEFDTKVEIEVHAASKSAIEKVEKAGGKANVI
- the rpmJ gene encoding 50S ribosomal protein L36 → MKTRSSVKKRSSDDKIVRRKGRLYVINKKNPRHKQRQG
- the rpsM gene encoding 30S ribosomal protein S13, with amino-acid sequence MARIAGIDLPKQKRGVISLTYIYGIGPTTAKQLLERVGIDPDTKVQDWDEAQVIELRKILDEEYKVEGALRSEVNGNIRRLIEIGSYRGVRHRKGLPVRGQRTQTNARTRKGKKRTVAGKKKATK
- the rpsE gene encoding 30S ribosomal protein S5 — its product is MPKVRRKQSIPAANLNLEEKLVHVNRVAKVVKGGRRFSFNAIVVVGDGNGVCGHGLGKANEVSDAIQKGFDNAKKNLIRIPLTKTKSIYHPVVGKAGAGKVLLRPASDGTGVIAGGAVKNLLDVAGVHNILSKSQGSSNPHNMVKAAFKALSELTDPVEVAQRRGVSLNKVFEG
- the secY gene encoding preprotein translocase subunit SecY produces the protein MSLIENFRNIFKIEDLKNRIFYTIGILMVYRAGSYITLPGVDASALISGASDASSLLGLFDLFVGGAFSRAGVFALGIMPYITASIIIQLAGAIVPYFQKLQREGEEGRRKITQLTRYGTVVITAFQAIAFSINLIATAPQAIVVNEFAFTITAMIVLTAGTVFVMWLGERITERGIGNGISLIIMIGIIAILPANFYNEVTTKSNAILVIIELAALVLVIAAVVMLTQGVRKIPVQYAKRVVGRKVYGGTTQYLPLKVNAAGVMPIIFAQSIMFIPSTIGQFFPENETVQYLTAWSADFTGWTYSIIFFFICVFFTFFYTAIAINPKEMADTMKRQGGFIPGVRPGKATVEFIDNILTKITLPGSIFLSLVAILPAIATNVLGVTPGFALFYGGTSLLIIVGVALDTLQQIESHLMMRHYDGFMKTGKIKGRRRA
- the infA gene encoding translation initiation factor IF-1, with protein sequence MAKQEPIKQDGEIIEALPNAQFRVQLDNGHELLAHVSGKMRMYYIKILPGDRVAVEMSPYDLSKGRITYRYK